DNA sequence from the Chitinophaga flava genome:
ACAGCTTAAAAACCTGGATCCGGGTGAAACCGTAGGTTATGGCGCTAAATGGACTGCTGAGGCCCCGGCTGTTACCGCCACTGTCCGTATCGGATATGCTGACGGTTACCCACGCCGGCTGGGCAATGGGGTAGGTAAGATGCTCATCCGCGGCAAATTTGCACCGGTTATAGGCGTAGTAGCCATGGACATGCTCATGCTAGATGTAACCCATATTCCTGATATTATGGAGGGCGATGAAGTGATTGTATTCGGCGAAGATCTGTCTGTACAGCAATTAGCAGACTGGGCTGACACCATTGCCTATGAAATATTAACAGGAATTTCACAGCGGGTGAAAAGGGTATATTTCCAGGAATAATGATATTGCAGGCTTCGGACTTTGAAATAATCTGTTATTTTTGACAAAATTTTAATATCAGTTGAAATATCGTCACGTAGTACTTATCGTTATCCTTATCCTGATTGTTGATCAGACCCTGAAGTTCTGGATCAAGACGCACATGTTTATGCAGCAGGAGTTCATCATTTTCCCCAACTGGTTCCGCATCCATTTCATTGAAAATGAAGGGATGGCGTATGGACTCAAGTTCGGTGGCGACTTCGGTAAGATCCTGCTTACCACGTTCCGTCTGGTAGCAGTGGTAGCCGGTTTCGTATACATAAAAAAGCTTATCCGCGAAAAATACAGTACCGGTCTGCTGGTCTGCGTTTCCCTGATACTTGCCGGTGCTGCAGGCAACCTGATAGACAGTATGTTCTACGGCCTTATTTTCAACGATAGCATCGGTTATGAAGTGGCTAAGTTCATGCCTCCCGGTGGCGGTTATGGCAGCTTTCTCCACGGCCGTGTGGTAGATATGCTCTATTTCCCCATCTATGAAGGTTATCTGCCCAGCTGGATACCTTTTAAAGGAGGTGACTACTTCGTATTCTTCCGGCCGGTGTTCAATGTCGCCGATGCAGCCATCTCCATTGGCGTGATCACGATCCTGCTGTTCCAGAAACGTTTCATTGGCAAACATATGGCCCCGCAACAGGGAAGCACGATCAAGGCTGATCAGACTGCCTGATTTTAAACGATACTGCCTTCGGCAGATGATAAACATATTAATGAGGTTGCCTTTTAAAAGGCAACCTTTTTTATTGGATGAAGTACCCAGGCCGCTTTCGATTACTGCCTGGACACGGCATTTCCGGCCAGGCCATCCAACCATATACGCCGCCACATTTTCCGGTCTTCATCATTTTTCACGGCTATATTATACCCATTATATTACCCACTGTTGGTGTCTGGTTTTTAGCATGTCATCTCTTCGGCCATAGTATTAGCAATCATTTGAGAACCCTTGCGAGTGTATTATCCACTGTCTCTTATGACTAGCTTATCCTGAAACCTCCGGAGTATAACCTGTTCCGTAAGATCATCATACTTCATCACTACTTTCCGGATTTTTTTACGTTTCATTCTCAACCACTTACAATTTATTTTCACTGCAGCATTTTGAAATCAGAAATACCCGGCCTATATTTGTCTACCAATTCTATAGACTATATGGCTTTTCGATTCACACATAGCATGTTCTTACACCGATGTTGAGGCTCAGCACCGGCATTCAGCCCCTATTACAGTATCACCAATTCCAGAATCTATAATGATATAATATCTACCACATCATGCAAAAGTTCTTACCTATACTGGCAAAATACCTGCTTTTATTGCTGGTATTCAGCCCGGCCCTAACCTATGCACAGCTGAACGGCTCCTACGTTATTGAGGGCAAAATCACTGACGACCATAGCAGTGGCTTGCCCGGCGCATCTGTCCAGATAAAAGGCACCTCTTTTGGCACCACCACAGACACTTCCGGCCGTTTTCAGCTAACAACCAATACCCGGTTTCCGCTCAAACTGGTCATTCGCCTGATCGGTTACCAGCCACAGGAATTTGAAGTAAAAAACAGCAACAGTAAAGTAGCCATACAGCTATATACCCAGTCGTTACTGGTAAACGAGGTAGTGGTATCCGCTTCGCGTCAGCAGGAGAAAATGCTGCGCTCTCCCGTAGCCATCGAAAAGCTGGACATACGGGCCCTAAAGGAAACACCATCACCCACCTTTTATGATGCACTTGGTAACTTGAAAGGCGTACAGATGACCACTGCCGGCCTCACCTTCAAAGTATTTAATACCCGCGGATTTAACGTCCCCAACAACTTCCGCTTTATGCAGCTGGTAGATGGGGTAGACAACCAGGCCGCCACCCTCGGCGTTCCGCTGGGTAACGCCATCGGACCTACGGAGCTGGACATCCAGAGCGTGGAAGTAACGCCAGGCGCGTCTTCTGCCTTATATGGCATGAATGCCATCAATGGTATGTCTAACCTGGTCACCAAAAACCCTTTCGACTACCAGGGTGTCAGCGTTTATCAGAAAATCGCGTTCAATCACTTTGACGGCAGCGGCAGCAGTCCCAAGCCACTCACTGAAACGGCTGTACGCTATGCGCAGGCCTATACCAAATGGTTTGCCTGGAAAATCAATGCCAGCTACATGCAGGGTACCGATTGGTATGCAGACAGTCATGATGACTTCACCCCGCAAAGCAAGATCAATCCTGACTTTCCCCAGCTGAGCGGCCCAAACAATATCGCTGCTGACAACTGGAACAAATATGCCGATCAGGGCAATATTCCCATCACCGACAAAGACGGCCGCGCCTACACCGTACACCGCACCGGCTACTGGGAGAAAGACCTCGTAGGAGACTATACCGTACGCAATACTAAAATAGATGGATCACTCAACTTCCGGCTGCCACACAAAATGGAAATATCCTGGTCTTCCCGCTGGGGACAAATGGACGGCTTCTTCCAACGCGGCAACCGTATCGGCCTTAAAGGGGTAACCGTCAGCAACCACAAGCTGGAACTGGTACACCCCGACTTTACTGTAAGATCTTATATCTCCATAGAAAACACCGGCAATTCCTACAACATGAACCCGCTGGCCGACAATCTGGAAAAATCTTTCAAAACAGATAAAGCCTGGGGGACAGATTATACCACCGGCCTCAACAAAGCTCTCACCGAAGGAAAAGACCTCGTGGCTGCACATCAGGCTGCCCGCGCCTTTGCTGACGCCGGCCGCTTTGTTCCGGGAACGCCCGAATTTGAAGCCCAGCGCGATAAAATCAAAACCATCAACGACTGGGATATTTACCCTACCTCCAGGAACCCCGCCAACACTACCGGTGGTGCTGCTTTGCTGCAAAAGAGCCGTTTTTATCATACAGAAGGTACCTGGAACCTGCGTAAATATGTCAAGTTTGCCGATGTACTGGTAGGTGCTGACTACCGTACCTACGAAATCATACCGGATGGCAACAACTTCGTAGACTTCACCCGGCCACTGGACAAACGTAACCAGGAGGGCGGCAAACATATCTGGTATGGTAAAATAGGAGGCTTCGCCCAGATCAGTAAATCGTTCTTCAACGACGCCTTAAAACTGACCGGCTCCCTACGTTATGATAAAAACCAGGAGTTTGCTGGTAAAGTCAATCCCCGTATCGCTGCCGTATATACGATAAAAGATAAACACAACTTCCGTATTTCCTGGCAGAATGGATTCCGCTTCCCTTCTCTGTTTGAAGCTTACTCCTTTGTGAACAACGGACAGGTACGGCGCGTGGGCGGCCTTGCTTTCATTGAAGATGGACTGGGTTATTTTAAAAACTCTTTCCTTACCAGCTCCGTTGATGCCTTCAACGTAGCAGTAAACAAAACCGTAAACGCCGACCATGTTACCAAAGATGTGGCCGCTGCTAAAAATGCGGGCATCCTGAAAGTAGCCAACCTGGACCCAATCGTACCGGAGCAGATCACTTCTTTTGAAGCAGGTTACAAAGCAGTATTACTTGACAACAAACTGTTCGTTGATGTGGATGGCTACTACAGCTCGTATAAACATTTTATCGGGCAGATTGAAGCAGTAGTACCACAAACCGGCAACGTGAATAGTCCGGATGCTGCTGTTTTAAAACAAATGCTGGATAAAAATCTGCAAAACAGATACCGTGTATGGACCAACAGTAAATCCACTGTTAACAACTACGGATTTGCACTGGCAGTTACTTATGATATCTACAAAAACTATACAGTGAGCGGCAATGCCAACTTCAACAAGCTGGCACAGGATAAGACCAAAGACGACGCACTGGTACCGGGTTT
Encoded proteins:
- a CDS encoding TonB-dependent receptor, encoding MQKFLPILAKYLLLLLVFSPALTYAQLNGSYVIEGKITDDHSSGLPGASVQIKGTSFGTTTDTSGRFQLTTNTRFPLKLVIRLIGYQPQEFEVKNSNSKVAIQLYTQSLLVNEVVVSASRQQEKMLRSPVAIEKLDIRALKETPSPTFYDALGNLKGVQMTTAGLTFKVFNTRGFNVPNNFRFMQLVDGVDNQAATLGVPLGNAIGPTELDIQSVEVTPGASSALYGMNAINGMSNLVTKNPFDYQGVSVYQKIAFNHFDGSGSSPKPLTETAVRYAQAYTKWFAWKINASYMQGTDWYADSHDDFTPQSKINPDFPQLSGPNNIAADNWNKYADQGNIPITDKDGRAYTVHRTGYWEKDLVGDYTVRNTKIDGSLNFRLPHKMEISWSSRWGQMDGFFQRGNRIGLKGVTVSNHKLELVHPDFTVRSYISIENTGNSYNMNPLADNLEKSFKTDKAWGTDYTTGLNKALTEGKDLVAAHQAARAFADAGRFVPGTPEFEAQRDKIKTINDWDIYPTSRNPANTTGGAALLQKSRFYHTEGTWNLRKYVKFADVLVGADYRTYEIIPDGNNFVDFTRPLDKRNQEGGKHIWYGKIGGFAQISKSFFNDALKLTGSLRYDKNQEFAGKVNPRIAAVYTIKDKHNFRISWQNGFRFPSLFEAYSFVNNGQVRRVGGLAFIEDGLGYFKNSFLTSSVDAFNVAVNKTVNADHVTKDVAAAKNAGILKVANLDPIVPEQITSFEAGYKAVLLDNKLFVDVDGYYSSYKHFIGQIEAVVPQTGNVNSPDAAVLKQMLDKNLQNRYRVWTNSKSTVNNYGFALAVTYDIYKNYTVSGNANFNKLAQDKTKDDALVPGFNTPEWFTNISIGNRNLYKNIGFNVVWHWQDTFYWQNLFGNADVPAYSTVDAQVTYRVPKIKTSFKLGASNLLNTPYFQYVGGPTIRGLYYFAITYDNVFRK
- a CDS encoding lipoprotein signal peptidase — encoded protein: MKYRHVVLIVILILIVDQTLKFWIKTHMFMQQEFIIFPNWFRIHFIENEGMAYGLKFGGDFGKILLTTFRLVAVVAGFVYIKKLIREKYSTGLLVCVSLILAGAAGNLIDSMFYGLIFNDSIGYEVAKFMPPGGGYGSFLHGRVVDMLYFPIYEGYLPSWIPFKGGDYFVFFRPVFNVADAAISIGVITILLFQKRFIGKHMAPQQGSTIKADQTA